Part of the Branchiostoma floridae strain S238N-H82 chromosome 11, Bfl_VNyyK, whole genome shotgun sequence genome, GTCTCACTGAGGAATGACtgcggtgcgatagatgtcgATTAGCTGAGggatgagtccactctactatatacagCTGTTAACTAGTTGATATTGCAGTTTCTCGGTAAggctaaagccccctttacaaatcaagaatttagctaagccgagttgtcagcgagctctaaattacgaggaggtataaccctgatgccgacgaagaaactctgccattgtCNNNNNNNNNNNNNNNNNNNNNNNNNNNNNNNNNNNNNNNNNNNNNNNNNNNNNNNNNNNNNNNNNNNNNNNNNNNNNNNNNNNNNNNNNNNNNNNNNNNNNNNNNNNNNNNNNNNNNNNNNNNNNNNNNNNNNNNNNNNNNNNNNNNNNNNNNNNNNNNNNNNNNNNNNNNNNNNNNNNNNNNNNNNNNNNNNNNNNNNNNNNNNNNNNNNNNNNNNNNNNNNNNNNNNNNNNNNNNNNNNNNNNNNNNNNNNNNNNNNNNNNNNNNNNNNNNNNNNNNNNNNNNNNNNNNNNNNNNNNNNNNNNNNNNNNNNNNNNNNNNNNNNNNNNNNNNNNNNNNNNNNNNNNNNNNNNNNNNNNNNNNNNNNNNNNNNNNNNNNNNNNNNNNNNNNNNNNNNNNNNNNNNNNNNNNNNNNNNNNNNNNNNNNNNNNNNNNNNNNNNNNNNNNNNNNNNNNNNNNNNNNNNNNNNNNNNNNNNNNNNNNNNNNNNNNNNNNNNNNNNNatcggtacagcgtaccggtacaaaatcgGTTTTTCTtatggaccggtccagaaaaaccggacctgaaaaaattgggtggaccggaCGTTGGACCGATTATAGAATTGAGAGATTATTTTGTcgggcattcacacgttttggcacttgtaggtggaagaaaataacaagagtgaagtagagtagagtttattgtaatttctaccaagttttacagccaatcgtacaggtgcagttagcgttgtaggattttaaaacgacAGTGTAAGTCCAATACtttaccaaacagatttctttgtaatgaAATCGACCTTTGGTAtcagtcatactgaatcaggtccaggttcaggtccggacctggacctgatcctctggacctgaaccggacctggacctgaattttctgtaccggtacccagccctattcatgggtataatttatgtatatttctatgtatacatttataatttttcttttcttgaaatatcccggtttggaaatgtgacgtagacctTAACACGGGACCTTTAGCTGCCCTGGTCGCGCGAGGACACCAATGCCCCGGGCTCTGTCCAGCCCGACAAACATGCCAAGATAACCCTGAAGCCTTCAGGCGGTAAGGAGTTATCATTTGtaggctgtttgtggaaaagaATAATACAAACGTGTTTGTAAAAATGCCCGCAACTATTCCATTCACGTATTGTGTAGCTTGGTGTCTTTATTTAATATCACAATTTCCCGTTCCTGAAAGCttcccggtcgggccccggtttggaaatgtgacggcCTTATTTTTGTCGACCTtcatttaaccttgatacattaTCACGCGACTTTTAACCCCCTCGGGGTCGCGTGAGGACACTTTAATATACCAAGGCTCTCGCCAGCCCACAAAAATCTTTTTACGATCTCTCGGTTGGTGACAGTCATCTGGAcataagttcagttcagttcagttcagttttattTGAGTCCAACTTGCACGTGCACTGTACAAACAGGCACATGAAATCTGTTGGCCCACAAGGGCGCTGCACATTAAGACCGTATAATGCTAGAAATTACACAGGTAGGATTAAAATCacttaaaatacaattttcaacGAAATTAAGATAGCAcatacattataaaatctacTATACTGTACAGCTCTTTGAGTAGAGTTTCAGTGCACGGGGCATGAAAGACTGGGCGTGCCTATTCGTCCTACTGAAAGAGGGGGTTGGTTGTTTAGAACGTCGCAGGCTGTAGTTGCTCTGTGTGGTAGATATAAACTCATGTAGAGGACTGCCATCATCTTTCAGTATGTTTTGAATGGTTCGTAATGTTGCCTGATCTCGCCTCATGGACAGGGAAGGCAAGGACTCTACAGGTATCCCAATGATCTTACATCAACGCTTTTGTATGCCCTCGAGCGAATGGGAAAGGTGATTAGGCAGCCCTCTCCACACTGGACTGGCATACTCTAACAAGGGAGTCCAGACTTCTTAGCTACAGTTAAGTAGTACATTCTTGGACGAGCTTTTGACAGCATATACTGGACGTGTGCGTCCCAAGTCAGATCGGAGGAGATACCGAGAAGTTTGAATGACGTGACACGTTGTATCTGTAGGCCAGCTATTGTCAGATGGGGTGGATTGGGAACACTTTCCTTGTTCCTCGCACTGATTACCATATCTTTGGTTTTCTTAGCATTCACAGAGAGGGAAAAACCTCCACCCCATTCAACAACAGCTTCCACAGCCTTTTGTGACTGACCGGGTAAAGACCCCATCAACAGTTCTGAGTTGGTGAGATCATCAGCATATTTGACAGGCAGTACAGACTGAGACAAACATACATCCAACAAGTTAATGCAGATAACAAACAATAACGGTGACAACAATCCACCCTGTGGCACACCTGACAGTATATCATGCGGCTTTGATAAACAGGAACCCCACTTCACTATTTGTGATCTACCTTCTAAGTAGCTACTGATTAATGTCCATAGTGAATGTCTGATACCCATGTCCGCCAAGGATGACAGTAGTCGGCCATGGTCGATGGTATCGAACGCTCGACTGAAGTCGACGAAAACTGCGTGAATGTCCATCTTGGGTTTGGCATTAAGTGCCTCATGCCAAGACTGTAGGACGTGAATAAGGGCCGTAACAGTAGATCGTTTCGCCATGAACCCATGCTGAGACGGAGCCAGATTCCTTGCAGTGTCCTGTAGTAAGGCGTCTCGCAGAAGCCCCTCGAATACCTTGCTGACGCAGCTCAGCAAGGAGATCTGCCGGTACTCCGCGGGAAAGCTCGGTCTTGCCTTCTTCGGGACTGCTCTAACGAGCGCGACTTTCCAAGGCAAGTTCCATCATAATGAGAACCGAAGGCGCAAGTGATTGGGCGAGGGGGTGGATGTTTTGTGTTGTGGGAGAGCGTAGGTCAGATTCCTTTTTCTCAAGCGGCAAAACGAAGTTCCGTCCACGCTGGAGGAAAGCTTGCTTAGTAGTCACGGTATCACTTTGTGCTACTGTCAGAAGCCAGCCTTATAACTTACGGTATATGTCATGCGGATAAGCACTTAAGGACTATATTACAAGAATCGCAGCACTTAGGGACTTATATATTAGAAGTATCTTAGCTTCCGGCCAAAAAAGTAAAAAGGCCATATTTGTCCACTAGTTATTGGGCCTATCGTTGAGACTCTTGGCTGTTATTGAGGATACTACGTAGATTGACCTTTGGTCCCAAGGTCAAGAAATGCCAGGTCACGCTCTGTCTTGTGCTTTCACCCATGTCTATCTCAAGTTAAGAGTCTGTATGTTGGTTTGGTtctttgttggttggttgttcaAAGCTGAAATCCTACACGTAActagaaaagcaacattttccggaaaatgcaggatgtttccctctCAATGATTTTCCTGTTGTCAAGTTACTCGAACAAAAAAAACTATGCCATCAGGCTCGCCCCTGAGACATGGCCACACAGTTGCACAAGGGGTGCAAACTTATCAAACAAGCTGTCTTAGTGTGCTACAAGAGCAAGGGATTCGAGAGTAGGAAGAAGCAGTATTTGCTTGCATTCCCTGTCTAACAGCGGCACCTAGCAGTCATAAAAGGAACTGCATAacagaagaaaggaagaaagaaaagagacaaaaaagaaaggagagaaagaatgaatgaatgagagaaagaaagaaagaaaaagaaagaaagaatgaagaaaataagaaagagagaaaagggaagaaagagacagaaagagaaagaaagagaataagatgaaggaagggaggaaggaaagaaggaagcaAAACCCTTTCATATTATtcctataaaaaaaaacataagaagCCATGGTCAGTACTAAACCTGCCGTTCCGTCCCGCTCAGATACCGCCTCATCCCGCGCAACCTCCGTGACGTCTCCATCCGGGACACCTCGGTAACGGTCCTGGGCAGCAAGCTGGATATCCCGGTAGCCATTGCGCCAACTGCCATTCACCGATTCGCTCATCCTGATGCGGAGTTGGCGACCGCCAAGGGTAGGTCAGAGGGTTAGAGGACTTTGtggcctccttcgcagacttcgtGCAGGGCTCGCTTTTAtttgatgggggggggggggcatgtcaAGAAGCGATATTGCCATGGTTAAGTGTAACTTTAAGggatttttcaattttgatgtcATTGGTGCCGAACGCATTTTGAGAAGTTGTTTTGTATCCAGGTGCCGCCGCCATGAATGCAGGAATGGTGCTGGGTTCCTGGTCTATCCACTCCCTGGAGGAGGTTGCTGCAGCGACACCTGGCGGGATCCACTGGTTCTACATGCTGTTCTACAACGACCGTGGCCACATGAAGCGCCAGCTGGATCGGACAGAGCGCGCGGGCTACTCCGCCATCTTCCTCACCATAGACCAGCCCTTCTTCCCAAACCCTTCCGCCAGAGCTGCGCCTAGATCTTACCCGTTTACTATGAGGTGATTATCAATGTAcgttcatttatctatttattgataTTGCAGTCAgtgcaatacatggcaaacccaggcacCTTAGCTGATATTGAGTGCCAACGCAGAAAACATAGAAACCATAGCAAGGTGTATTTTTATAGAAGTCTTGCACTATAAATGTAACCTTTTTAGtgaattttatttttgttttcgcacgctcgcatcagtttttgggttcccagaggatgtcatccatataatcaaatcaacatgccctAAGATTCAtacaaaacacatcacttcctAATATCCTTTAATAGCTTGTCTTTCTTACTAGGTTTCCTAATATCTTCGAGACCGACCCTCCTCAGGCGTTCGGCACCGCGGAGTACCGACAGAGCCTGATGGAGCTGGTGAGGGAGTACGCCACGTGGGAGGACGTGGAGTGGGTCGTGGGGAACACCAGGCTGCCGGTGGTTCTGAAGGGGGTTCTCTCAGGTAGAAGAAAATAGTGCATTTTTTTATACGTACAgacatgacaggattcgagCATTCTTCCGTTACGCCACATGACCCCACAGTAAGCAAACATCTAAGCCCATGTTGATCTGATTATAAGGATATCAGTTTTGGGCACAAATGCGGCAAATCACAATTAAACACTAGAATATCATCTCTAAGGCATGTATGTGTTGATAGCCTTTAAACTTTTatgctacaatgtatacatttttgtttgtttatttgtttgtgtgttaatTGCGATCTGCATTCGACAAACTGCAAGTAATATTTGCTCATCCTGGAGTCCAAGATACGAAATTACAAAAAATTGAAtaacataaaaaaaagttaaacattGGTATCAGTGTGAATGAAGTTAACATAAAGAAATCAACAAAAGTAAACTGAAATCTGATATTAAATCAAAGTTGCAGTGAACCAAGTAGTTTCCACCTCTATGAGCTTTCCATAGCATTTCGTCATTCGATTaaagtactgtaattcctgattttttcactgtaatgttatgttcacggttttcacggtgatgtctgtaacgtgaacttatcattaccgataaaaaataattcacagacttttttcatgcgcacttgcctcgacagtgaaaatttagttccgagaacaagttcaattttctcaaaccgtgaaaatttggtaccgtgaagataaagtgaattacagctttagcaaaaaaacaacaacatcgatTTGTTCTTTTATTTAGCTAATCCTTTATGATGAAACTTACCGTTTTGTACCCGCCCCGCATGTGCTGCAGCGGAAGATGCGAAGCTGGCCGTGGACCGTGGAGTGAAGGGCATCTACGTGTCCAACCACGGCGGGAGGGAACTGGACGGGGTGCCGGCAACGGTCAGGAGAAAGTTACACTTTACCTTGTTTTACTACTAACATACGATAGTGCAATGCCAtaatagtgtaacagtggggttcgaGCGCCGCCAAACCGACTACAGTATACCAAACGGGTCTAACCCTTTTGGTTTAGCGGTTAGCGCGCTGGGGTTGAGAGCTGGCGGCCCGGGTTTggcccgggagccaggagacagCTGTTTCTACCCGCCTCTTACTTTGGTTCCCACGCCGACCCTGTGAGTCACAGGCTacagatgtgccacacagggatatcgaactcgaagattcgaggacgaatcttaaaaaagaaaagggggagtagtgtaacagtggaggttcaagcgccgccaaactgaccatgtcAAACGTCGACTCGACTCTTATAATTATCATAAGTCATAGTTTGACCAGAGTTAATGTATGTCTGGTTTTAGTTTAACATGACGGCATAAGATTCATTTTCTCCTTCATTCCTCGAAAATATTAGACATACAGCTTGACCTTGTATCCTATTGGATATCCGAAACTGTCCTCAGCATTCATATATAATTAGGGTTTAAAAAAGCTAGTTCTTTCagatttcttcagtgtcactgacgaaagatagtggatgcttcagtgaccgtttccaaaataatacccagttgcttgagtaactgcttccTGGCGCACTTTTAATATTTCCCCTTTCCCGCCAGATTGACGTCTTGCCGCACATCGTCCGCGCGGTTGACGGTGAGGCGGAGGTTTACCTGGACGGAGGGGTCCGGACTGGGACGGACGTGCTGAAGGCCTTGGCGCTGGGGGCCAGATGTGTGTTCATCGACAGGCCTGTTCTCTGGGGTCTGGCCCACAATGTGAGTCCGATCTTCAAGGTTAGATCTTATGAAAAGTGAGGCTGACGTCACATTACCCTACCGGGGCCCAGTAGGGCTGTTTTTGGATACGAAAAATAGAATTGTGTACGTAAAATTGTACACAAATAATACCCACGACGGCACGACTATATTCTCTTTAGGTTTTGTgcattttggtgtcttttttatcatacttttcgttcccgatcccgaaagctgcccgacggagccccggcttggaaatgtggTGTAGGCCTAACGAAGTATGTGTTATACAAAAACCACCGCTGTCACCAAATGTTATATAGAGTTTGTGTGCTAGCTAGAGAGATAGGGAGATGACAGTCCACACTCGCTGTGTTTCTGACCAGACTCTTCTGAGGACCTGGGGAGGTCCAGCCTTTATTGTTCTCAATTAATCAACTCCAGATGCACTCAGCACCAAGCAGATGCACATTGCTCCAAATGTAAGGATCCTTCAGAGTTTATTTAGTACAAGATgttaaattctttatttttcattttttttgtttctctttAGGGTGCAGAAGGAGTCCAGCAGGTTCTACAGATTCTTACACAGGAACTCAGCCAAGCCATGGCCAGGGCAGGTATGTGTATACGTGGATAATCcttgttaggcttaggtcacatttccaaagcggggcccggccggacagctttcgagagcgaaaagaatgatattagATACATcacaatacacaaaatgtcaaaataagactCGTGGGCATAATTTAGGTGCCCATTTGGTAgctaaacacactcctaagccggctcactcctctggcagcttttgatactatcttatgctaccgcaggatctgcttggagattagcatgtGTAGTCACTATGTGTGTCTTTT contains:
- the LOC118425377 gene encoding hydroxyacid oxidase 1-like; this translates as MSIATLTSIAGFEKSAQEKLLDYVWSYYSRPAGTGQTYQDNMDAFRRYRLIPRNLRDVSIRDTSVTVLGSKLDIPVAIAPTAIHRFAHPDAELATAKGAAAMNAGMVLGSWSIHSLEEVAAATPGGIHWFYMLFYNDRGHMKRQLDRTERAGYSAIFLTIDQPFFPNPSARAAPRSYPFTMR
- the LOC118426289 gene encoding hydroxyacid oxidase 1-like — protein: MELVREYATWEDVEWVVGNTRLPVVLKGVLSAEDAKLAVDRGVKGIYVSNHGGRELDGVPATIDVLPHIVRAVDGEAEVYLDGGVRTGTDVLKALALGARCVFIDRPVLWGLAHNGAEGVQQVLQILTQELSQAMARAGCAKISDIQPSLVVHQSYYGIPTVKASSV